The genomic stretch GAGCTTGTGCTCCAGGCGGCTACAGGTGACCCATCTTACAAACTACCTGCGCGGCGAACTATCATGAGGAGAATACATGACCAGCACGCCGCAGAGAAAGCCGCAAAAGATGTGAAGATGGTAGAGGCGACATGTGTAGCACTGACTGGGGACCATTGGACATCTGTCAACAACGATAACTACCTCGGCGTTACTGTACACCTCATCGATGCCAGCTGGGAACTTCACTCCTTCGCTTTAGGTAAGGCTACGTTACGTAATTTTAACAGTGTTGGGCAAGCTACTTGGAAATTGTAGTGAGCTAAGCTATCAGTTACTCTACCATAAAAAAGCTTCACTACACAAAAGCTAACGTTACCACCCAGTCAAATGTAGGCTAACAGGCTAAGTTACACAACAGCAACAGTAGTTCACTACAAAGGAAGGATTAACCAAGAAGTTAAGCTACTGAAAAGCAACTATAGTGAAGCTACCACCAAGCTACTGAGGATTGTAGTTAGTTACTAGCTTTGCTACAAGTAGTGAAGCTACTGCCTAACACCgatttttaaatgacataatttaatttaatcatttattaattaCAACGACACCACGAATTACCACCACAACATTATGTTTGCTTCTTGATCATTGCTAGTTGTTTACTACTACGAGTGAACTTATTCTGATCTACTTTGCCTGTCCGTTAGGTGTGATGAAAACAGAGGAGCGTCACTTTGCAGAAGCGTGTGCCAGGCAGTTTCTTGACGTCGCTAATCAGTGGAGGATAACTGACAAAATCAGCACTATTGGAACAGACAGCGCTCCTAATATGGTGGCAGCAGGGAGGATACTGCCATTCGAACATTTGTCCTGTGTTGCGCATGTTGTACAGAGAGCTATTGTAATGACACTTCGGGAAGGTGGTTTTGATGGTACACTGGCCAAGTGCCGTAAAGTGGTCGGACATTTCAAACACAGTCCAGCCAACTCAGACGAGCTGAATGCCCAGCAAGCCTCCCTTGGACAAGTTCAGGAGCAACTCGTGCAAGATGTTCCAACACGGTGGAATTCCACCCTTGAGATGATTAAGCGCGTGAGGCGCAACAAAGACGCACTGCACACAACGCTGTCTCAGCAGAAGCACAATCTGGCCCTCCCAACAAATGCTGAATATGAGAAGTTGGCAAAGCTAGAGAAACTGCTGGAGCCATGCAGGTATGGTCTACAAAGATGttcttttaaatgtcactttgtATTTAAGAAACACGTGCCCTTAAATGTAATGTGATTAAgaactttaaaaatgtgtaatctgAGTTAAATGAATTAgtcattaattatttattgctctgtttctgtctgtgtgtgtgtgtgtgtgtctgtctctgtgtgtctgtctgtctgtctgtgtaggTACATCACTGAGCTCCTTGGTGGGGATAAGTATGTGTCCTGCTCTGTGGTTCTACCTGCCCTGTGCCACCTCCAGCACGCGATGAAGATCACAGATGATGATCCTGCCTATATCGTGCGATTCAAGGCTGCCTTCACCACGGACCTCAACCAGCGGAGGGAGAAATTAAACCTGGAATGGCTTAAGGTATGTCAGACTGACCAGAACATAACTGGGTTGTTTGATCATTATAGACTGTTAAGCCAGTTGATCGGTCAATGAATAGATAAATGAGTCATGAAGAAATATGGAGGTTGGATTTGGAAAGTGAAATTTTCATCaatcaataattattttttattcatcaaaGGTGGCGACTGCTCTAGATCCACGATTTAAGGACCTCAAGTGCTTGCCCAGAGCAGAGAGGGAGCCAGTGTGGGCAAAGCTAAGTGAGTTGGTGAAGGGAGAAGAACCTGCTCTGCAGCCACTCGTGGAGGAGAACCCTGAGCTGCCCAAGAAGAAAACAGCCCTGCTACTAATGGGATCAGACTCAGAATCAGATGAGGAGACACCAGTAGACAATACTGTGGAGAGGTACAAGGTAGAGCCCAGTGCCAGCTTAGAGCAGTGTCCACTGAAGTGGTGGTCGGAGCACACTGCTGTCTATGGTAAGATGGCCCACATTGCCCGTAAATACTTGGGGACTCCTGCCACAACTGTCCCATGCGAGAGACTTTTTTCGTTAGCGGGCCATATTGTGCAGAAGAGGAGAGCTAGTTTGTCACCAGACAATGTGAACAAGCTGGTCTGCCTGAG from Centropristis striata isolate RG_2023a ecotype Rhode Island chromosome 9, C.striata_1.0, whole genome shotgun sequence encodes the following:
- the LOC131977173 gene encoding E3 SUMO-protein ligase ZBED1-like, giving the protein METTKKPPGLLQGKFVFKKLPNGNLDKTKVVCTLCNAELVYCRSSSSLKYHLNAKHPLADAEDAGPSTDVAQGKSHVRQTNLFECNRGKPVSAAQSARLTNLLAQWIAISCRPISVVEDDGLELVLQAATGDPSYKLPARRTIMRRIHDQHAAEKAAKDVKMVEATCVALTGDHWTSVNNDNYLGVTVHLIDASWELHSFALGVMKTEERHFAEACARQFLDVANQWRITDKISTIGTDSAPNMVAAGRILPFEHLSCVAHVVQRAIVMTLREGGFDGTLAKCRKVVGHFKHSPANSDELNAQQASLGQVQEQLVQDVPTRWNSTLEMIKRVRRNKDALHTTLSQQKHNLALPTNAEYEKLAKLEKLLEPCRYITELLGGDKYVSCSVVLPALCHLQHAMKITDDDPAYIVRFKAAFTTDLNQRREKLNLEWLKVATALDPRFKDLKCLPRAEREPVWAKLSELVKGEEPALQPLVEENPELPKKKTALLLMGSDSESDEETPVDNTVERYKVEPSASLEQCPLKWWSEHTAVYGKMAHIARKYLGTPATTVPCERLFSLAGHIVQKRRASLSPDNVNKLVCLSDWWKKEK